The following are encoded together in the Equus quagga isolate Etosha38 chromosome 1, UCLA_HA_Equagga_1.0, whole genome shotgun sequence genome:
- the LMBR1L gene encoding protein LMBR1L isoform X3 has product MLSRVWKQLTTKCYPCVSSCSTRGSASALLELCTFTLAVALGAVLLLPFSIISNEVLLSLPRNYYIQWLNGSLIHGLWNLVFLFSNLSLIFLMPFAYFFTESEGFAGSRKGVLGRVYETVVMLMLLTLLVLGIVWVASAIVDKNKASRESLYDFWEYYLPYLYSCISFLGVLLLLVCTPLGLARMFSVTGKLLVKPRLLEDLEEQLYCSAFEEAALTRRICNPTSCWLPLDMELVHRQVLALQTQRVLLASHPCTEKRRRASAWQRNLGYPLAMLFLLVLTGLSVLIVAIHILELLIDEAAMPRGMQGTSLGQVSFSKLGSFGAVIQVVLIFYLMVSSVVGFYSSPLFRGLWPRWHDTAMTQIIGNCVCLLVLSSALPVFSRTLGLTRFDLLGDFGRFNWLGNFYIVFLYNAAFAGLTTLCLVKTFTAAVRAELIRAFGLDRLPLPVSGFPRASRKTQHQ; this is encoded by the exons ATGCTGAGCAGAGTATGGAAGCAGCTGACTACGAAGTGCTATCCGTGCGTGAGCAGCTGTTCCACGAGAGGGTCCGCGAGTGCATT GCTCGAACTGTGCACCTTTACCCTGGCGGTTGCCCTGGGTGCTGTCCTGCTCCTGCCCTTCTCCATCATCAGCAATGAGgtgctgctctctctgcctcgAAACTACTACATCCAGTGGCTCAACGGCTCCCTCATCCATG GCCTCTggaaccttgtttttctcttttctaacttATCCCTCATCTTCCTCATGCCCTTTGCATACTTCTTCACTGAGTCTGAAGGCTTTGCTGGCTCCAGAAAG GGTGTCCTGGGCCGAGTCTACGAGACGGTGGTAATGTTGATGCTTCTCACTCTGCTGGTGCTGGGCATAGTGTGGGTGGCATCAGCCATTGTGGACAAGAACAAGGCCAGCAGGGAGTCACTCTATG ACTTCTGGGAGTACTACCTCCCCTACCTCTACTCCTGCATCTCCTTCCTCGGAGTCCTGCTGCTCCTGG TTTGTACTCCACTAGGTCTCGCCCGCATGTTCTCGGTCACTGGGAAGCTGCTGGTCAAGCCCCGG CTGCTGGAAGACCTGGAGGAGCAGCTGTACTGCTCAGCCTTTGAGGAGGCAGCCTTGACCCGCAGGATTTGCA ATCCCACCTCCTGCTGGCTGCCTTTGGACATGGAGCTGGTTCACAGACAGGTCCTGGCTCTGCAGACACAGAGGGTCCTGCTCG CTTCCCATCCCTGCACAGAGAAGCGGCGGAGGGCTTCCGCCTGGCAGCGGAACCTGGGCTACCCCCTGGCCATGCTGTTCTTGCTGGTACTGACG GGCCTGTCTGTACTCATTGTGGCCATCCACATCCTGGAGCTGCTCATTGATGAGGCTGCCATGCCCCGGGGCATGCAG GGTACCTCTCTGGGCCAGGTCTCCTTCTCCAAGCTGGGCTCCTTTGGTGCTGTCATTCAGGTTGTACTCATCTT TTACCTGATGGTCTCATCGGTTGTGGGATTCTACAGTTCTCCACTCTTCCGGGGCCTGTGGCCCAGATGGCACGACACAGCCATGACGCAG ATAATTGGGAACTGTGTCTGCCTTCTGGTCCTGAGCTCAGCACTTCCTGTCTTCTCTCGAACTCTAG GGCTCACTCGCTTTGACCTGCTGGGTGACTTTGGACGCTTCAACTGGCTGGGCAATTTCTACATCGTGTTCCTCTACAATGCAGCCTTCGCGGGCCTCACCACTCTATGTCTGGTGAAGACCTTCACCGCAGCTGTGCGGGCAGAACTGATCCGGGCCTTTG GGCTGGACAGACTGCCATTGCCTGTCTCCGGTTTCCCCCGGGCATCTAGGAAGACCCAGCACCAGTGA
- the LMBR1L gene encoding protein LMBR1L isoform X1, translating to MEAADYEVLSVREQLFHERVRECIISTLLFATLYILCHIALTRFKKPTEFTTVDDEDATVNKIVLELCTFTLAVALGAVLLLPFSIISNEVLLSLPRNYYIQWLNGSLIHGLWNLVFLFSNLSLIFLMPFAYFFTESEGFAGSRKGVLGRVYETVVMLMLLTLLVLGIVWVASAIVDKNKASRESLYDFWEYYLPYLYSCISFLGVLLLLGLARMFSVTGKLLVKPRLLEDLEEQLYCSAFEEAALTRRICNPTSCWLPLDMELVHRQVLALQTQRVLLASHPCTEKRRRASAWQRNLGYPLAMLFLLVLTGLSVLIVAIHILELLIDEAAMPRGMQGTSLGQVSFSKLGSFGAVIQVVLIFYLMVSSVVGFYSSPLFRGLWPRWHDTAMTQIIGNCVCLLVLSSALPVFSRTLGLTRFDLLGDFGRFNWLGNFYIVFLYNAAFAGLTTLCLVKTFTAAVRAELIRAFGLDRLPLPVSGFPRASRKTQHQ from the exons ATGGAAGCAGCTGACTACGAAGTGCTATCCGTGCGTGAGCAGCTGTTCCACGAGAGGGTCCGCGAGTGCATT ATCTCAACACTTCTGTTTGCGACACTCTACATCCTCTGCCACATCGCCCTGACCCGCTTCAAGAAGCCCACTGAGTTCACCACAG TGGATGATGAAGATGCCACAGTCAACAAGATTGT GCTCGAACTGTGCACCTTTACCCTGGCGGTTGCCCTGGGTGCTGTCCTGCTCCTGCCCTTCTCCATCATCAGCAATGAGgtgctgctctctctgcctcgAAACTACTACATCCAGTGGCTCAACGGCTCCCTCATCCATG GCCTCTggaaccttgtttttctcttttctaacttATCCCTCATCTTCCTCATGCCCTTTGCATACTTCTTCACTGAGTCTGAAGGCTTTGCTGGCTCCAGAAAG GGTGTCCTGGGCCGAGTCTACGAGACGGTGGTAATGTTGATGCTTCTCACTCTGCTGGTGCTGGGCATAGTGTGGGTGGCATCAGCCATTGTGGACAAGAACAAGGCCAGCAGGGAGTCACTCTATG ACTTCTGGGAGTACTACCTCCCCTACCTCTACTCCTGCATCTCCTTCCTCGGAGTCCTGCTGCTCCTGG GTCTCGCCCGCATGTTCTCGGTCACTGGGAAGCTGCTGGTCAAGCCCCGG CTGCTGGAAGACCTGGAGGAGCAGCTGTACTGCTCAGCCTTTGAGGAGGCAGCCTTGACCCGCAGGATTTGCA ATCCCACCTCCTGCTGGCTGCCTTTGGACATGGAGCTGGTTCACAGACAGGTCCTGGCTCTGCAGACACAGAGGGTCCTGCTCG CTTCCCATCCCTGCACAGAGAAGCGGCGGAGGGCTTCCGCCTGGCAGCGGAACCTGGGCTACCCCCTGGCCATGCTGTTCTTGCTGGTACTGACG GGCCTGTCTGTACTCATTGTGGCCATCCACATCCTGGAGCTGCTCATTGATGAGGCTGCCATGCCCCGGGGCATGCAG GGTACCTCTCTGGGCCAGGTCTCCTTCTCCAAGCTGGGCTCCTTTGGTGCTGTCATTCAGGTTGTACTCATCTT TTACCTGATGGTCTCATCGGTTGTGGGATTCTACAGTTCTCCACTCTTCCGGGGCCTGTGGCCCAGATGGCACGACACAGCCATGACGCAG ATAATTGGGAACTGTGTCTGCCTTCTGGTCCTGAGCTCAGCACTTCCTGTCTTCTCTCGAACTCTAG GGCTCACTCGCTTTGACCTGCTGGGTGACTTTGGACGCTTCAACTGGCTGGGCAATTTCTACATCGTGTTCCTCTACAATGCAGCCTTCGCGGGCCTCACCACTCTATGTCTGGTGAAGACCTTCACCGCAGCTGTGCGGGCAGAACTGATCCGGGCCTTTG GGCTGGACAGACTGCCATTGCCTGTCTCCGGTTTCCCCCGGGCATCTAGGAAGACCCAGCACCAGTGA
- the LMBR1L gene encoding protein LMBR1L isoform X4 codes for MEAADYEVLSVREQLFHERVRECIISTLLFATLYILCHIALTRFKKPTEFTTVDDEDATVNKIVLELCTFTLAVALGAVLLLPFSIISNEVLLSLPRNYYIQWLNGSLIHGLWNLVFLFSNLSLIFLMPFAYFFTESEGFAGSRKGVLGRVYETVVMLMLLTLLVLGIVWVASAIVDKNKASRESLYDFWEYYLPYLYSCISFLGVLLLLVCTPLGLARMFSVTGKLLVKPRLLEDLEEQLYCSAFEEAALTRRICNPTSCWLPLDMELVHRQVLALQTQRVLLASHPCTEKRRRASAWQRNLGYPLAMLFLLVLTGLSVLIVAIHILELLIDEAAMPRGMQGTSLGQVSFSKLGSFGAVIQVVLIFYLMVSSVVGFYSSPLFRGLWPRWHDTAMTQIIGNCVCLLVLSSALPVFSRTLGLTRFDLLGDFGRFNWLGNFYIVFLYNAAFAGLTTLCLVKTFTAAVRAELIRAFGLDRLPLPVSGFPRASRKTQHQ; via the exons ATGGAAGCAGCTGACTACGAAGTGCTATCCGTGCGTGAGCAGCTGTTCCACGAGAGGGTCCGCGAGTGCATT ATCTCAACACTTCTGTTTGCGACACTCTACATCCTCTGCCACATCGCCCTGACCCGCTTCAAGAAGCCCACTGAGTTCACCACAG TGGATGATGAAGATGCCACAGTCAACAAGATTGT GCTCGAACTGTGCACCTTTACCCTGGCGGTTGCCCTGGGTGCTGTCCTGCTCCTGCCCTTCTCCATCATCAGCAATGAGgtgctgctctctctgcctcgAAACTACTACATCCAGTGGCTCAACGGCTCCCTCATCCATG GCCTCTggaaccttgtttttctcttttctaacttATCCCTCATCTTCCTCATGCCCTTTGCATACTTCTTCACTGAGTCTGAAGGCTTTGCTGGCTCCAGAAAG GGTGTCCTGGGCCGAGTCTACGAGACGGTGGTAATGTTGATGCTTCTCACTCTGCTGGTGCTGGGCATAGTGTGGGTGGCATCAGCCATTGTGGACAAGAACAAGGCCAGCAGGGAGTCACTCTATG ACTTCTGGGAGTACTACCTCCCCTACCTCTACTCCTGCATCTCCTTCCTCGGAGTCCTGCTGCTCCTGG TTTGTACTCCACTAGGTCTCGCCCGCATGTTCTCGGTCACTGGGAAGCTGCTGGTCAAGCCCCGG CTGCTGGAAGACCTGGAGGAGCAGCTGTACTGCTCAGCCTTTGAGGAGGCAGCCTTGACCCGCAGGATTTGCA ATCCCACCTCCTGCTGGCTGCCTTTGGACATGGAGCTGGTTCACAGACAGGTCCTGGCTCTGCAGACACAGAGGGTCCTGCTCG CTTCCCATCCCTGCACAGAGAAGCGGCGGAGGGCTTCCGCCTGGCAGCGGAACCTGGGCTACCCCCTGGCCATGCTGTTCTTGCTGGTACTGACG GGCCTGTCTGTACTCATTGTGGCCATCCACATCCTGGAGCTGCTCATTGATGAGGCTGCCATGCCCCGGGGCATGCAG GGTACCTCTCTGGGCCAGGTCTCCTTCTCCAAGCTGGGCTCCTTTGGTGCTGTCATTCAGGTTGTACTCATCTT TTACCTGATGGTCTCATCGGTTGTGGGATTCTACAGTTCTCCACTCTTCCGGGGCCTGTGGCCCAGATGGCACGACACAGCCATGACGCAG ATAATTGGGAACTGTGTCTGCCTTCTGGTCCTGAGCTCAGCACTTCCTGTCTTCTCTCGAACTCTAG GGCTCACTCGCTTTGACCTGCTGGGTGACTTTGGACGCTTCAACTGGCTGGGCAATTTCTACATCGTGTTCCTCTACAATGCAGCCTTCGCGGGCCTCACCACTCTATGTCTGGTGAAGACCTTCACCGCAGCTGTGCGGGCAGAACTGATCCGGGCCTTTG GGCTGGACAGACTGCCATTGCCTGTCTCCGGTTTCCCCCGGGCATCTAGGAAGACCCAGCACCAGTGA
- the LMBR1L gene encoding protein LMBR1L isoform X2, whose protein sequence is MEAADYEVLSVREQLFHERVRECIISTLLFATLYILCHIALTRFKKPTEFTTVDDEDATVNKIVLELCTFTLAVALGAVLLLPFSIISNEVLLSLPRNYYIQWLNGSLIHGLWNLVFLFSNLSLIFLMPFAYFFTESEGFAGSRKGVLGRVYETVVMLMLLTLLVLGIVWVASAIVDKNKASRESLYDFWEYYLPYLYSCISFLGVLLLLVCTPLGLARMFSVTGKLLVKPRLLEDLEEQLYCSAFEEAALTRRICNPTSCWLPLDMELVHRQVLALQTQRVLLEKRRRASAWQRNLGYPLAMLFLLVLTGLSVLIVAIHILELLIDEAAMPRGMQGTSLGQVSFSKLGSFGAVIQVVLIFYLMVSSVVGFYSSPLFRGLWPRWHDTAMTQIIGNCVCLLVLSSALPVFSRTLGLTRFDLLGDFGRFNWLGNFYIVFLYNAAFAGLTTLCLVKTFTAAVRAELIRAFGLDRLPLPVSGFPRASRKTQHQ, encoded by the exons ATGGAAGCAGCTGACTACGAAGTGCTATCCGTGCGTGAGCAGCTGTTCCACGAGAGGGTCCGCGAGTGCATT ATCTCAACACTTCTGTTTGCGACACTCTACATCCTCTGCCACATCGCCCTGACCCGCTTCAAGAAGCCCACTGAGTTCACCACAG TGGATGATGAAGATGCCACAGTCAACAAGATTGT GCTCGAACTGTGCACCTTTACCCTGGCGGTTGCCCTGGGTGCTGTCCTGCTCCTGCCCTTCTCCATCATCAGCAATGAGgtgctgctctctctgcctcgAAACTACTACATCCAGTGGCTCAACGGCTCCCTCATCCATG GCCTCTggaaccttgtttttctcttttctaacttATCCCTCATCTTCCTCATGCCCTTTGCATACTTCTTCACTGAGTCTGAAGGCTTTGCTGGCTCCAGAAAG GGTGTCCTGGGCCGAGTCTACGAGACGGTGGTAATGTTGATGCTTCTCACTCTGCTGGTGCTGGGCATAGTGTGGGTGGCATCAGCCATTGTGGACAAGAACAAGGCCAGCAGGGAGTCACTCTATG ACTTCTGGGAGTACTACCTCCCCTACCTCTACTCCTGCATCTCCTTCCTCGGAGTCCTGCTGCTCCTGG TTTGTACTCCACTAGGTCTCGCCCGCATGTTCTCGGTCACTGGGAAGCTGCTGGTCAAGCCCCGG CTGCTGGAAGACCTGGAGGAGCAGCTGTACTGCTCAGCCTTTGAGGAGGCAGCCTTGACCCGCAGGATTTGCA ATCCCACCTCCTGCTGGCTGCCTTTGGACATGGAGCTGGTTCACAGACAGGTCCTGGCTCTGCAGACACAGAGGGTCCTGCTCG AGAAGCGGCGGAGGGCTTCCGCCTGGCAGCGGAACCTGGGCTACCCCCTGGCCATGCTGTTCTTGCTGGTACTGACG GGCCTGTCTGTACTCATTGTGGCCATCCACATCCTGGAGCTGCTCATTGATGAGGCTGCCATGCCCCGGGGCATGCAG GGTACCTCTCTGGGCCAGGTCTCCTTCTCCAAGCTGGGCTCCTTTGGTGCTGTCATTCAGGTTGTACTCATCTT TTACCTGATGGTCTCATCGGTTGTGGGATTCTACAGTTCTCCACTCTTCCGGGGCCTGTGGCCCAGATGGCACGACACAGCCATGACGCAG ATAATTGGGAACTGTGTCTGCCTTCTGGTCCTGAGCTCAGCACTTCCTGTCTTCTCTCGAACTCTAG GGCTCACTCGCTTTGACCTGCTGGGTGACTTTGGACGCTTCAACTGGCTGGGCAATTTCTACATCGTGTTCCTCTACAATGCAGCCTTCGCGGGCCTCACCACTCTATGTCTGGTGAAGACCTTCACCGCAGCTGTGCGGGCAGAACTGATCCGGGCCTTTG GGCTGGACAGACTGCCATTGCCTGTCTCCGGTTTCCCCCGGGCATCTAGGAAGACCCAGCACCAGTGA